The proteins below are encoded in one region of Gemmatimonadota bacterium:
- a CDS encoding RidA family protein: MLGKDAPPALTVVGVSALPEAAMRVMIEGTAQLRSEFPDRNRMRPGS, encoded by the coding sequence GGAAAGGACGCACCACCGGCCCTCACCGTGGTCGGCGTGAGTGCCCTGCCCGAAGCGGCGATGCGGGTGATGATCGAGGGGACGGCACAGCTGAGGAGTGAGTTTCCGGATCGGAACAGGATGCGTCCGGGGTCGTGA